A stretch of DNA from Manihot esculenta cultivar AM560-2 chromosome 7, M.esculenta_v8, whole genome shotgun sequence:
AGAGCATGAAATTGAGTGGGCTGAGATTGGAATCGGGCCTGACAATGACAAGTTTACTTTCACCCTTGGCATTGCTATTGGATCTGTTGACGAGAAAAACGGGttttcaaatatattaattaaaaaatatttaaaaaattaattgaaaatttaacatattttaattataaaattatcaaaataacaatactcatgattttttaaatagaaaatattaaagtgATCAGAACCCATCTAGGTCAACAGACtaactttataaaattaatttttttatgtgaatttttttttttccttcagcTGTTCAACTATCATGTTTTGGTTGGCATGTGATGCAAATGTGCAAAgaaatttaattaagaaaaaggtgttaaattaaaatttaaaaaaaatcattaattaaatCCTTACCTTCCAATCCAAAAATGTTTTCATTATGATGGGTGCCAACTCCCAtctgtttttttattaataaaaagtggATAATgctcaataattttaattatattttatatacatTATCCACTGGCAAATCATTTATTCcattataattatttagaaCTGATGAGGCTGCTATATTATTCAGCATTTTTCATTCTAATGTCTACATGAGCTTAGCATTACTGTAAACAACATGACTGCAAATTCTACTTCTCCAAAAACACAGATGAAGCAGGCTAAAAACGACACTGGATTGCTCGTTCCACTCCTATCTGAAGTTGAGTCTTCAGAAAATCAAATCACTAATGGTGCATCAATTTCTGGAGCAGTGCTCAACATATCAACAACCATGATAGGTGCTGGAATCATGTCACTTCCAGCAACAATCAAGGTGCTAGGGATAATTCCTGGGTTCATAGTTCTCCTTGGAGTTGCATTTTTTGTGGAGATAACTGTGGAGTTTATGCTAAGGTTCACACAATCAGGCCAGGCCAATACCTATGCTGGACTTGTGGGGGAATCCTTTGGTACTTTAGGATCTATTGGAGTGCAAATTTGTGTCATCATCACCAATCTTGGTTGTCTTATCATCTATTTGATTATAATTGGTAAGTTCCCTTGCCTTTGGTTTTACAATTTCTTGTTCTGTAGGTTGAATTTACAAGTTCCACAGATATCCACAAACACCCACTTCTCAATTATGGAGAGTCAATTTCAAATTTTTGCTTCTTCTGGGGTTTTAGGGTTATCAATGATATTATTCAAGGGTTGTCAAATTCTTTATTGGCTGTGAATTCTTTGATTGTGGACTGTTCCCTTCTGcagaaattgttttttttttttttttttttgcggaGTCCTCAGCGGCAGATTTCATGTTTGATTATTTGTTTCTGCATATCAGGAAGCAAATGTTTGAGTAGTTCACCCTTTCTTGCACCTCAGCCACTGTTGATAGAACAATAATCTGAGTTTGCCGGCCTTAAAATTTGAATGATTTGATCAATTCTTTGCATTCAAATGATTGGCTTGAAACACTTTTTCTAACAAAATTCCAGACATTGTTTGATGAATTTTGTACTGTTCTCCTAGGGGATGTCCTGTGTGGGAATCAATCTGGTGAAACCTTGCACATTGGCGTTCTACAAGAATGGTTTGGCATCCACTGGTGGAACTCGCGGACCTATGCCCTTCTATTCCTTGTGGTCATTGTGATGCTTCCCCTGGTCTTATTGCGCCGAGTAGGTGAGCCTTGTATTGATTTTGACAGAAAGGGAAATGGTGGAATTCATCACTATATGTTATAGTTTCGTCATTGAATTTTGCCTGTTTCTTACAGATTCCCTAAAGTTCACTTCAGGAATCTCCATTCTCCTTGCAATAGTGTTCGTAGCCACAAGTTCAGCAATGGCAGTTTATGCAATGTGGCAAGGGAAGACTCAGAAAATAAGACTATTCCCAGATTTTGCCAATCAAGTCTCCACGTTTGATCTTTTCACCACAATCCCAGTCTTTGTAACTAGTTTTGGATTGCATGTTAATGGTAATCATTGAGGGCTTCAATTTGCTAATGCTAGGAAATTAGTGAATCTTCTTATATACTAATTAACTTGGTTTGATGCAGTGCACCCCATTAGATCAGAACTTGGAAAACCTTCTGATATGAACTCAGCTGTCAGGATTTCCCTCATCATAAGCACTGTAATTTACTTTGCAATTGGTTTCTTTGGCTACTTGCTGTTTGGTGACTCTGTCATGCCTGACATTCTAGTGAACTTTGATCAAAATTCTGATACTCCTATGGGCCAATTACTGAATGATTTCGTCCGGTTAAGCTATGCAATCCACCTGGTTTTTGTATATCCTGTGATGAGCTTCTCATTGAGGGCTAACATAGATGAACTGCTCTTTCCCAAGAGGCCTATATTAGCCATGGACACCGCAAGATTTGTGTCTTTAACTTGTGTTCTATTGGCTGTTTCTTATATAGTAGCTGTAGCCATACCAAATATATGGTATTTTTTCCAGTTCTTGGGATCAACAACTGTTGTTTTTCTCTCATTTATTTTTCCAGGCTTGATTATTCTTAGGTAATAATACTTCTGATTCCTAATTTCTTATGCCTTTTGTTAAATCTTTGCCAACTACTAATAAGCTTTGATGAtctttttttctgaaaaatcaTCTCACAGGGATATTCATGGCATTTCTACAACAAGGGATAAGATCATGGCAGTGTTAGTGATTATCCTTGCTGGGGTAACCAGCTTCATAGCCATATATACAAACCTACAAAGTTCCAAGAGCAACAAatgattgttatttttttttacttttcttttccttcaacTACATCTCTTGCAAGAGGAACAGGTGAATTTTCTTTACACCATATATATTGAATCTGAAACTAATTTCGATGGTGGTGAATTGAgaataaaacatatattaatttttatatattaatggtTATATTCTAAGTATAGTTATTATAGTGAATTGCATTACAAAATTTAATGATGTATTGTaataattgattatatataaatattttttctggGCAGATAAGAATTTTTCATATGCGTCCTTTGCATTGGAAGATTCTCAAGACTCCTTATAGTGCTACATCTATAACATCATTTGTTTGCAAGGCACTAGAACTATTTTGGAGTGGTTTAGAAGACAAAAGGACCAGAAAAGGGTGGTGATATGCCATCTTTGATCGTCGTGTCTCATTATGAGTAAGAGTAGAGAGACTTCAACTTTATATGGAATGaattttataacatttaaattaaatatttgtatgTAAATTTATACAAAAATTTGATAATGTAAGAATTAATctcaatataatatttaaataagttGTTATTAAACTCGTTTTTAATACAGTATGGAGCTTATTTTATAAACTTTCACATAGCATTGGATGCCGTGGGCTATGCTAATTGTTGAcctctttgattttattaataatgaaagCTAAAAAAACTCAAATGAATTATTATGAATAAAATCATGTCATATCATTTTAGGCATGATAAAGGAGACTAAATCAAGAATTATCAGATTTAATAAAAGATGGAAAAGGACacattgatgattatttattattattatatatataaaaaattgggTATGGACATGATGCTGTGTCAGA
This window harbors:
- the LOC110618509 gene encoding amino acid transporter AVT6C — translated: MTANSTSPKTQMKQAKNDTGLLVPLLSEVESSENQITNGASISGAVLNISTTMIGAGIMSLPATIKVLGIIPGFIVLLGVAFFVEITVEFMLRFTQSGQANTYAGLVGESFGTLGSIGVQICVIITNLGCLIIYLIIIGDVLCGNQSGETLHIGVLQEWFGIHWWNSRTYALLFLVVIVMLPLVLLRRVDSLKFTSGISILLAIVFVATSSAMAVYAMWQGKTQKIRLFPDFANQVSTFDLFTTIPVFVTSFGLHVNVHPIRSELGKPSDMNSAVRISLIISTVIYFAIGFFGYLLFGDSVMPDILVNFDQNSDTPMGQLLNDFVRLSYAIHLVFVYPVMSFSLRANIDELLFPKRPILAMDTARFVSLTCVLLAVSYIVAVAIPNIWYFFQFLGSTTVVFLSFIFPGLIILRDIHGISTTRDKIMAVLVIILAGVTSFIAIYTNLQSSKSNK